One Loxodonta africana isolate mLoxAfr1 chromosome 4, mLoxAfr1.hap2, whole genome shotgun sequence genomic region harbors:
- the LOC100658643 gene encoding olfactory receptor 8S1-like: MSSLSWIPRINVLFITMGNHSVFSEFILLGLSSDPQTQALLFLLFLVIYLLTLMGNLVMLLVIRADSHLHTPMYFFLGQLSFLDLCHSSVTVPKMLENLLSESKTIFVQGCLAQAFFVFATGGTEAFLLAVMAYDRYVAISSPLLYGQVMSNQLCVGLVWGSWGLAFVDALINILLAVNLDFCEGQTIPHFSCELSSLFPLSCSDTSINFTLLLCSSVLHFFGTFVLIFFSYTRIVSTIMNISSTSSRSKAFSTCSSHLTTVIFFYGSGFLSYLLPTSGSPLEMIFPLQYSVVTPMLNPLIYSLQNKEVKAAMRRMFRKYINSFT; this comes from the coding sequence ATGTCTTCTCTTTCTTGGATTCCTAGgataaatgttctttttatcacTATGGGAAACCACAGTGTATTCAGTGAATTTATCCTCCTTGGGCTATCTTCCGATCCTCAGACCCAGGCTCTTCTCTTCTTGCTCTTCCTGGTGATTTACCTCCTGACCTTGATGGGAAACCTGGTGATGCTGCTGGTGATCAGGGCTGATTCCCatctccacacacccatgtacttctttTTGGGACAACTGTCCTTCCTGGACCTCTGCCACTCTTCTGTCACCGTACCCAAGatgctggagaatctgctttctGAAAGCAAAACCATCTTTGTACAGGGCTGCCTGGCTCAGGCCTTCTTTGTGTTTGCCACAGGAGGCACCGAGGCCTTTTTGCtggcagtgatggcctatgaccgctatgtggccatcagCTCCCCGCTGCTCTATGGTCAGGTGATGAGTAACCAGCTGTGTGTCGGGTTGGTATGGGGCTCCTGGGGCCTGGCCTTTGTTGATGCTCTCATCAATATCCTTCTGGCTGTCAATTTAGATTTTTGTGAGGGCCAGACTATCCCCCATTTCAGCTGTGAGCTGTCTTCTCTCTTCCCTCTGTCTTGCTCTGATACCTCCATCAACTTCACGCTCCTGCTCTGCTCCTCCGTCTTGCATTTCTTTGGAACCTTTGTCTTGATTTTCTTCTCCTACACTCGTATTGTCTCCACCATTATGAACATCAGCTCCACCTCCAGCAGAAGCAAGGCCTTCTCTACCTGTTCCTCCCACCTCACTACTGTGATCTTCTTCTATGGCTCAGGTTTCCTCAGCTATCTGTTACCAACCTCAGGTTCCCCCCTAGAGATGATCTTCCCTTTGCAGTACAGTGTGGTCACTCCCATGCTAAATCCCCTCATCTACAGCCTCCAGAACAAGGAGGTGAAGGCAGCTATGAGAAGAATGTtcagaaaatacataaactctttCACATAG